The following proteins are co-located in the Oenanthe melanoleuca isolate GR-GAL-2019-014 chromosome 4, OMel1.0, whole genome shotgun sequence genome:
- the FOXI3 gene encoding forkhead box protein I3 translates to MSAGELQQAQPRASAPAAAPAPPQPRSAQEAPDMAVYCSENFSVYPQPSLHPPGAAAAAAAAAAAAAAAAASSGQRAGGYALGDYGAPANAGYLWGMNSPAPYLQGPPGAAAAAAPFLPPASYGCSRGGQLVGSPPAPGSPSAGGAELSWLSLASQEELLKLVRPPYSYSALIAMAIQSAPERKLTLSHIYQYVAENFPFYKRSKAGWQNSIRHNLSLNDCFRKVPRDEDDPGKGNYWTLDPNCEKMFDNGNFRRKRKRRSEPNAPAAASAASSLGGLKAEEERPIPATGKPCGNSPPPELDPSPSARDHPKSSSPSSIISSTPSCLSTFFSGMSSLSGGGSRLTGGLSSDLHHRNFSAGQLSSGTFTPSSSSSQEVPSPDQLQRVAGPSPAYYSSFHPSSSSQGAQYNHYYNFTVNSLIYTRDGTEV, encoded by the exons ATGAGCGCCGGTGAGTTGCAGCAGGCGCAGCCCAGAGCCTCGGCGCCGGCGgccgcccccgcgcccccgcagccccgcagcGCGCAGGAAGCCCCCGACATGGCCGTGTACTGCAGCGAGAACTTCAGCGTCtacccccagcccagcctgcacccgcccggcgccgccgccgccgccgccgcggccgccgccgccgctgccgccgccgccgcctcctcggGGCAGCGGGCGGGCGGCTACGCGCTGGGGGACTACGGGGCTCCCGCCAACGCCGGCTACCTGTGGGGCATGAACAGCCCCGCTCCCTACCTGCAGggcccgcccggcgccgccgccgccgccgcgccctTCCTGCCGCCCGCCTCGTACGGCTGCTCGCGGGGCGGGCAGCTCGTGGGCTCGCCCCCGGCCCCCGGCTCGCCGTCGGCGGGCGGCGCGGAGCTGAGCTGGCTCAGCCTGgccagccaggaggagctgctgaagctggTGCGGCCGCCCTACTCGTACTCGGCTCTGATCGCCATGGCCATCCAGAGCGCGCCCGAGAGGAAGCTCACCCTCAGCCACATCTACCAGTACGTGGCCGAGAACTTCCCCTTCTACAAGCGCAGCAAGGCCGGGTGGCAGAACAGCATCCGCCACAACCTCAGCCTCAATGACTGCTTCCGCAAGGTGCCCCGCGACGAGGACGACCCCG GGAAAGGAAACTACTGGACCTTGGATCCCAACTGTGAGAAGATGTTTGACAACGGGAACTTCCGCCGCAAACGCAAGCGGCGCTCTGAGCCCAACGCCCCCGCGGCCGCCTCTGCCGCCTCCTCCCTGGGGGGCCTGAAGGCCGAGGAGGAGCGACCCATCCCAGCCACAGGCAAACCGTGTGGAAACAGCccacccccagagctggaccCCTCACCCTCTGCCAGGGACCATCCCAAAagctcctctccctccagcatCATTTCATCCAcccccagctgcctcagcacctTCTTCAGCGGCATGAGCTCCCTGAGTGGCGGGGGCAGCCGGCTGACGGGGGGTCTCAGCAGCGACCTGCACCACAGGAACTTCTCTGCTGGACAGCTGAGCAGTGGCACTTTCAccccttccagcagctcttctcAGGAGGTGCCTTCCCCAGACCAGCTGCAGCGGGTGGCGGGACCTTCCCCTGCCTACTACAGCTCCttccaccccagcagcagcagccagggagcccAGTACAACCACTACTACAACTTCACAGTCAACAGCCTCATCTACACACGGGATGGGACAGAGGTGTAg